CTGGCCGAACAGATGGCCGCGCTGCGTCCTGGTCATTGGCAGGACAGCGGCGCCGCCTACGGCCCGCTGATCAGCCCACAGGCACGCCAGCGCGTGTTGCACCTGATCGAACAAGGCAAGGACGAAGGCGCCGAGTGTCTGCTCGACGGCTCGCAGTGCACGGTGGAGGGATATCCGAACGGCAACTGGGTCGGGCCGACGCTGTTCCGTGGCGTGACCACGGAGATGGGCCTGTACCGCGAGGAAATCTTCGGCCCAGTACTGGTGTGCATGGAGGTTGCGACCCTGGAAGAGGCCATCGAACTGGTCAACGCCAGCCCCTACGGCAACGGCACCAGCCTGTTCACCAGCTCCGGCGGCGCTGCGCGGCATTTCCAGCACGCGGTTGAAGTCGGCCAGGTGGGTATCAACGTACCGATTCCGGTACCGCTGCCATTCTTTTCCTTCACTGGCTGGAAGGGCTCGTTCTACGGCGACCTGCACGCCTACGGCAAGCAGGCGGTACGTTTCTACACCGAGACCAAGACCGTGACCAGTCGCTGGTTCGACCACACACCGCTTGAGGCCGGGCCGAACATGACCATTCAACTGAAATGAGAACGGCGTTCTTATTAGACGAAAAGACGATCACGAGAACTGGACAAGCGGCGTAAAAAGACTCTGCAGAACAAAAACAAGGAGAACTGCAATGCGCCACCTGTCCGCCATCCTGGCCCTGTGGGCCGGAATCACCGCCTGTGCGCAGGCTGCCGAGCCGATCACCCTCGGCCTCAATTACCCGCGCACCGGCCCGTATAAAGAGGAGGGACTGGCGCAGATGCGTGGAGCCCTGCTGGCCATCGATGAAATCAACGCCGCAGGCGGTGTCCTCGGGCGGCCCTTGCGCCTATCCAGCAAGGACACCGCTTCGCGGCCGGCCAAGGCCGAGAAGAACGTCGACAAGCTGGCCGCCGAAGGTGCGGCGATGCTCTTCGGTGGCGCCTCCAGCGCGGTCGCCATCGCCGCAGGCAAGCGCGCCAAGCAGCACGGCCTGCTGTACTTCGGCACCCTTACCTACTCCAACGACACCACTGGCAAGGATGGCCATCGCTACATGTTTCGCGAGTGCAACAACGCCTGGATGAGCGCCAAGGTACTCGGCCAATACCTGAGCAAGACCCTGCCGAACAAGCGCTACTTCTATGTTACCGCCGACTACACCTGGGGCCACACCAGCGAGGCATCGCTGCGCCAGGCCACCGCCAGCGACAATGCCGCCCAACACGCCAGCGTACGCATCCCCTTCCCGGGCGCGCGCCTGGCCGACTACCAGGACGCGCTGACCCAGGCCGCCGCCAGCAACGCCGAAATCCTTGCTCTGGTGCTGTTCGGCGAGGACCTGGTGCGTGCCATGCGCGTCGCCAAGGACCTGGGCCTGACTGAGCGTATGCAGATCGTCGCGCCGAACCTGACCCAGAGCATGGTCGAACAGGCCGGCCCCAATCTGATGGCAGGCGTGATCGGCACCGAGCCCTGGACCTGGCGCGTACCGGCGCTGGAGAAATCTGCGCGTGGTGAAGCCTTCGTCGAAGCTTTCAAGACCCGCTACGAGATGTACCCATCCAGCTCCGCTGCCTCGGCCTACAGCATCGTCCAGCAGTGGGCCGACGCCGCTACACGAGCCAAGAGCCTCGACAGCGAAACGCTGATCAAGGCACTGGAAGGCCACCGCTACACCTTGCTCAAGGACGAACAGCAATGGCGTGCCTTCGACCACCAGAACCTGCAGACGGTCTACGCCGTGAAGGTCAAGCCGCGCGACGAGGTCCTCAAGGACCCACTCAAACAGGACTACTTCGAAATCGTCGACCGCCTCGACTCCAGCAGCGCGCTGCCCAGCCTCGCCGAGTGGCAGGCCGAGCGCCGCGCCGGCGGCCAACCTCTGACCTTGCAATGAGATGCCATGGACTTCGAACTCAGTGATGAACAACGCCTGCTGACCGACAGCGCCCGCGCCTTCGCCGCGCTGGAGCTGGCGCCCCACGCCGCCGGGTGGGATCGCGAGCAGCACTTCCCGGTCGAGGTGATTCGCCGCGCTGCCGAGCAGGGCTACCTGGCCCTGTATCTGCGCGAAGAGGACGGCGGCCTGGGCCTGTCCAGGCTGTCCAGCTCACTGATATTCGAACAACTGGCGGCCGGCTGCGTCGCCACCACCGCCTACCTTACCATCCACAATATGGCCACCTGGATGCTCGCCAGCTTCGCCGACCAGGCGCTTAAGGATGCCTGGTTGCCGGGGCTGATCAACGGCCAGTCGCTGGCCTCCTACTGCCTGACCGAGCCGGACGCCGGCTCTGACGCCGCCCATCTGCGCACCCGCGCACGGCGCGATGGCGACGACTACGTGATCGACGGCAGCAAGTGCTTTATCTCCGGGGCAGGAAGCACACAGGTGCTGATTGTCATGGCGCGCACCGGTGAGGATGGTGCCAAGGGTATTTCCTGCTTCCTGGTACCTGCCGATGCGCCCGGCGTGCGTTACGGACGCAACGAGGACAAGATGGGCTGGAAGGCGCAGCCGACCCGTACCATCACCTTCGAAGGCGTACGCATTCCCGCCAGCCACCGCATCGGCCCAGAGGGCGAAGGCTTCGTCTATGCCATGAAGGGCCTCGATGGTGGCCGCCTGAATATCGCCAGCTGCTCGCTCGGTGCGGCCCAGGCAGCGCTGCAGCAGAGCCTGCGTTACGTCGAGGAACGCAAGCAGTTCGGCAAGGCGCTCAGCGAATTCCAGGCCCTGCAATTCAAGCTGGCCGACATGCTCACCGCCCTCACCGCCAGCCGGCAGATGGTGCGCCTGGCCGCGCACAAGCTCGACCATGTCCACGGAGAGGCCAGTCTGTACTGCGCCATGGCCAAGCGCTTCGCCACCGACCAGTGCTTCGATGTGTGCAACGAAGCACTGCAACTGCACGGCGGTTACGGCTATCTGAATGACTATCCGCTGGAACGCTGGGTACGCGACGCCCGCGTGCACCAGATACTTGAAGGCACCAACGAAATCATGCGGGTGATCGTCGCCCGCCGCCTGCTTCTGCAGGGCGGCATGCTCGATCGTCTGCTGTAGTAATAACCCCAATTAGGTGCGAGCGATGTTCGCGAGCAGAGCTCGCGCCTACGGCAATGATGAATATCGAGGACGACCATGAGCACTGCACTGGAAACCTACAAACCCGGCATCTTCGACCTGACCCACAAGCTCACCGTGGAAAAACACGGCCATACCGCGCTGATCACCATCAACCATCCGCCGGCCAACACCTGGGACCGCGACTCACTGATCGGCCTCAAGCAAGTGATCGAACATCTCAACCGCGACGACGAGGTGTATGCACTGGTGGTGACCGGCCAGGGGTCGAAATTCTTCTCCGCTGGCGCCGACCTGAACATGTTCGCCGATGGCGACAAAGCCCGCGCTCGTGAGATGGCGCGGCGCTTTGGCGAAGCCTTCGAAACCCTGCGCGATTTCCGCGGTGTATCCATTGCCGCAATCAACGGCTACGCCATGGGCGGCGGCCTGGAGTGTGCACTGGCCTGCGATATCCGCATCGCCGAACGCCAGGCGCAGATGGCCTTGCCGGAAGCATCCGTGGGTCTGTTGCCTTGCGCCGGTGGTACCCAGGCGCTGCCCTGGCTGGTCGGCGAAGGCTGGGCCAAACGCATGATCCTCTGCGGCGAGCGCATCGACGCCGAGACCGCCCTGCGCATCGGCCTGATCGAGCAGGTGGTGGACACCGGCGAAGCACGCGGCACTGCCCTGCTGCTGGCATCCAAGGTGGCGCGACAAAGCCCGGTGGCAGTGCGCACCATCAAACCGCTGATCCAGGGTGCACGCGAGCGTGGCTCCAACACCTGGCTGCCGGAGGAACGCGAGCGCTTCGTCGACCTGTTCGACGCCGATGACACCCGCGAAGGGGTCAACGCCTTCCTGGAGAAACGC
The genomic region above belongs to Pseudomonas sediminis and contains:
- a CDS encoding acyl-CoA dehydrogenase family protein, which gives rise to MDFELSDEQRLLTDSARAFAALELAPHAAGWDREQHFPVEVIRRAAEQGYLALYLREEDGGLGLSRLSSSLIFEQLAAGCVATTAYLTIHNMATWMLASFADQALKDAWLPGLINGQSLASYCLTEPDAGSDAAHLRTRARRDGDDYVIDGSKCFISGAGSTQVLIVMARTGEDGAKGISCFLVPADAPGVRYGRNEDKMGWKAQPTRTITFEGVRIPASHRIGPEGEGFVYAMKGLDGGRLNIASCSLGAAQAALQQSLRYVEERKQFGKALSEFQALQFKLADMLTALTASRQMVRLAAHKLDHVHGEASLYCAMAKRFATDQCFDVCNEALQLHGGYGYLNDYPLERWVRDARVHQILEGTNEIMRVIVARRLLLQGGMLDRLL
- a CDS encoding ABC transporter substrate-binding protein; the protein is MRHLSAILALWAGITACAQAAEPITLGLNYPRTGPYKEEGLAQMRGALLAIDEINAAGGVLGRPLRLSSKDTASRPAKAEKNVDKLAAEGAAMLFGGASSAVAIAAGKRAKQHGLLYFGTLTYSNDTTGKDGHRYMFRECNNAWMSAKVLGQYLSKTLPNKRYFYVTADYTWGHTSEASLRQATASDNAAQHASVRIPFPGARLADYQDALTQAAASNAEILALVLFGEDLVRAMRVAKDLGLTERMQIVAPNLTQSMVEQAGPNLMAGVIGTEPWTWRVPALEKSARGEAFVEAFKTRYEMYPSSSAASAYSIVQQWADAATRAKSLDSETLIKALEGHRYTLLKDEQQWRAFDHQNLQTVYAVKVKPRDEVLKDPLKQDYFEIVDRLDSSSALPSLAEWQAERRAGGQPLTLQ
- a CDS encoding enoyl-CoA hydratase, with protein sequence MSTALETYKPGIFDLTHKLTVEKHGHTALITINHPPANTWDRDSLIGLKQVIEHLNRDDEVYALVVTGQGSKFFSAGADLNMFADGDKARAREMARRFGEAFETLRDFRGVSIAAINGYAMGGGLECALACDIRIAERQAQMALPEASVGLLPCAGGTQALPWLVGEGWAKRMILCGERIDAETALRIGLIEQVVDTGEARGTALLLASKVARQSPVAVRTIKPLIQGARERGSNTWLPEERERFVDLFDADDTREGVNAFLEKRDPQWRNK